In Candidatus Poribacteria bacterium, the sequence CCGTTGTGTCGAAAAATTCCAGGTCCGGAGATTCCATCTTTGGACCCCGATGTAGTCTACATGGGCGTTGTCTGCGACAAAGATTTCGACCGCGCCACAATGTAATCCAGGCGTATCGGTGTCCCCCGAAAGATGTTCCTCCAAAACCGTGACTTGGCTACCCTCATCGGCAATAATCAGCGTGTGCGATAAATCTGTCCGTCCCGCCTCAGACAGTGCGACAAACACGCGCAATGGAATTTCAAGGACCACGCCTCGCGGAACATGCAACAGGTAACCGCCCTGCCAAAACGCGCCGTGGAGCGCGTCGAACTTGTTCCAATCGACCGGAACGGCTTTGGTCATAAAATAGGATTCGACCAACTCAGGACGTTCCTTCAATGCGGTGTTCATATCCGCGAAGTAGACGCCTTTACGCTCAAGGTCTTCCGCCAGTGCAACATTGCGGACGATCCCGTCCTGCTGCACTATCTGCCCCGGCCCTCCATTCAACGACGCCAATCGATCCGCTAGCGCATCGGGCAGTGGGGCACCTTCAGCGGATTCGGAAGGCGACAGCGAAATTGGGTGATACCGATCTAGTTTGAAGGGACGTAGGTCTGTGCGACGCCAATAGTCCTGTACGTGCATCTCCGTCGTCCGCTTCCATGTATCCTCATTGGGTGTCTTGGGAATCGGCAACCGATCGTAAACATCGTAGGCTGCCAACCGCCGCTCGCGCATCCAACGGGGCTCGTCCTGCGTTTTGGATATATGCTCTACAAATTCTCGTGAAAAATCCCCCGTTTGAACCTCATAAGGGGGATTTTGATTTAACTCTGAAGGCAATTCGTTCTCCATCTCTCTAACAATATTATACAGGACTTACGCAAATTTGGCACACAGGGGTAGATTTTTGATTTTTAACCCCCTAAATCCCCCTTATCAGGGGGACTTACGAACGTGCTGCGTAAGTCCTATTGTATTAACATCAAATAACCAGAACCGGATAGGCGCGAATGGCATTGTCTACAGTTGCAATCGTCAGATTATACTGTAACGCCTGAGAAATTAACATCCGATCAAATGGGTCCCGGTGAAGTAGCGGCAATTTGCTCAACTGGTTAACGCTATCTTCGTCTATCGACAAGCTCTGAATCAAATGTAGCCTTCGTTGTTTCGGAAGATAAATCTCTGGTGGTTCAGGTAGCGGTAATTTTCCC encodes:
- a CDS encoding type II toxin-antitoxin system VapC family toxin, with protein sequence MKLLLDTHIFLWFISRDARLSVSLKQIIRDSENDIYLSVVSIWEVIIKHGLGKLPLPEPPEIYLPKQRRLHLIQSLSIDEDSVNQLSKLPLLHRDPFDRMLISQALQYNLTIATVDNAIRAYPVLVI
- the sufD gene encoding Fe-S cluster assembly protein SufD produces the protein MPSELNQNPPYEVQTGDFSREFVEHISKTQDEPRWMRERRLAAYDVYDRLPIPKTPNEDTWKRTTEMHVQDYWRRTDLRPFKLDRYHPISLSPSESAEGAPLPDALADRLASLNGGPGQIVQQDGIVRNVALAEDLERKGVYFADMNTALKERPELVESYFMTKAVPVDWNKFDALHGAFWQGGYLLHVPRGVVLEIPLRVFVALSEAGRTDLSHTLIIADEGSQVTVLEEHLSGDTDTPGLHCGAVEIFVADNAHVDYIGVQRWNLRTWNFSTQRALIGRDAQLRWVSSALGSRASKLNQLSVLEKPGSHVEMLGLTFTHARQHLDIHTYQDHQAPHTTSDLLYRTVLKDRSRSVWAGMIHVHPGGQHTDAYQKNDNLMLSDHARADPLPGLEILASEGIRCTHGATAGPIDKDQVFYLMSRGLSHDAAERLIVDGFFEPVMQRISLESVRTQLQQSIDHKLAM